Proteins from a genomic interval of Deinococcus carri:
- the cdaA gene encoding diadenylate cyclase CdaA, producing the protein MSLSLGTFSPRDVLDVLLVAFLIYQGYLLVVGTRAVNVLRGILVFAGVWVLARLLGLTTLSYLLDRAGTVGLFALVVLFQPELRAALERVGRPRGRDVGASGAALQDLARAMERLAERKTGALIAIERRTPLGEYAATGVGLDARVSTPFLEALFARNAPLHDGGVILQGSRVVAAGCLFPLQPADGTYRRYGTRHRAAIGLSELTDAVVLVVSEERGSMRIALAGRLGPDLNGTELREQLRALVYDRADLAGTLPPAPVPPVPADRGGEAPPGQAPDRGQPPERGGA; encoded by the coding sequence ATGTCCCTGTCTCTCGGAACCTTCAGCCCCCGGGACGTGCTGGACGTGTTGCTGGTCGCCTTCCTGATCTACCAGGGCTACCTGCTGGTGGTGGGCACCCGCGCCGTGAACGTGCTGCGCGGGATTCTGGTGTTCGCGGGCGTGTGGGTGCTGGCCCGGCTGCTGGGCCTGACCACCCTGAGTTATCTGCTGGACCGGGCGGGCACGGTGGGCCTGTTTGCGCTGGTGGTGCTGTTTCAGCCCGAACTGCGCGCGGCCCTGGAGCGGGTGGGCCGCCCCCGCGGGCGCGACGTGGGCGCGAGCGGCGCGGCCTTGCAGGACCTCGCGCGGGCGATGGAGCGCCTGGCCGAGCGCAAGACGGGCGCGCTGATCGCCATCGAGCGCCGCACGCCGCTGGGCGAGTACGCGGCGACCGGCGTGGGGCTGGACGCCCGCGTCAGCACGCCCTTTCTGGAGGCCCTCTTCGCGCGCAATGCCCCGCTGCACGACGGCGGCGTGATCCTCCAGGGGTCGCGGGTGGTGGCGGCGGGCTGCCTGTTTCCCCTGCAACCCGCCGACGGCACCTACCGCCGCTACGGCACCCGGCACCGCGCCGCCATCGGCCTTTCCGAACTTACCGACGCGGTGGTGCTGGTGGTCAGCGAGGAACGCGGCAGCATGCGAATTGCGCTGGCCGGACGGCTGGGGCCGGACCTGAACGGCACCGAGCTGCGCGAGCAACTGCGGGCGCTGGTGTACGACCGCGCCGACCTGGCCGGAACCCTGCCGCCCGCCCCGGTGCCCCCCGTGCCCGCAGACAGAGGGGGAGAGGCCCCGCCCGGCCAGGCACCCGACAGGGGCCAGCCCCCAGAAAGGGGCGGCGCATGA
- a CDS encoding LCP family protein — translation MTVSPPASSPTPTTSSSALPRRRARLRAVQAFGLSLAALTLGGFAVLSAPGGGAAAALPAGGPPHFTLLLAGRDIVYCAYHTPCKNQDQRTGLLQTPNTDTLMLVKVDGTRVSVLNIPRDTNVGDYNPRLPNAEQKVNSRYWAGGPQALTQAVETITGEHVDAFVIVRTDYVARVIDALGGLDVTVPEGGIEWVDQAAGVDLRLPAGQHHLRGEQAVLFLRVRKGFGDDYGRIDHQKQALTQLAARLKSPQGLAALPTIVGGIGNGVETNVDPGLLPALLPYLPQLKLTFATLPTQTIRGTFNLAVDREALARVWGTDGSAAAIPSPARPDVAVHIVDASGAGLGPALARALGTLGYARVSVQGVPASGEASQVFTGQDVQAATELADTLGLPRLQGERFPVSAGEVGILLGTDARQSLAALTPLTGDTPSSPTPTENP, via the coding sequence ATGACTGTTTCTCCCCCTGCCTCCTCCCCAACCCCCACCACCTCCTCCTCTGCCCTGCCCCGCCGCCGGGCGCGGCTGCGGGCCGTGCAGGCGTTCGGCCTGAGCCTCGCGGCCCTGACCCTGGGCGGCTTCGCGGTCCTGAGCGCGCCGGGGGGCGGGGCCGCCGCGGCGCTCCCGGCGGGCGGCCCGCCGCACTTCACGCTGCTGCTGGCGGGGCGCGACATCGTGTACTGCGCCTACCACACGCCCTGCAAGAACCAGGATCAGCGCACCGGGCTGCTCCAGACCCCCAACACCGACACGCTGATGCTGGTGAAGGTGGACGGCACGCGCGTCAGCGTCCTGAATATTCCGCGCGACACGAATGTGGGCGACTACAACCCCCGCCTGCCGAACGCCGAGCAGAAGGTCAACAGCCGCTACTGGGCGGGCGGCCCGCAGGCGCTGACGCAGGCCGTGGAAACCATTACCGGCGAACACGTGGACGCCTTTGTCATCGTGCGGACCGACTACGTGGCGCGGGTGATCGACGCGCTGGGTGGGCTGGACGTGACGGTGCCGGAAGGCGGCATCGAGTGGGTGGACCAGGCAGCGGGCGTAGACCTGCGCCTGCCCGCGGGCCAGCATCACCTGCGGGGCGAACAGGCGGTGCTGTTCCTGCGCGTGCGCAAGGGCTTCGGGGACGACTACGGGCGCATCGACCACCAGAAGCAGGCCCTGACGCAACTGGCCGCCCGCCTCAAGTCGCCCCAGGGCCTCGCCGCGCTGCCCACCATCGTGGGCGGCATCGGCAACGGTGTCGAGACGAACGTTGACCCCGGACTCCTCCCCGCACTGCTGCCGTATCTGCCGCAGCTCAAGCTCACCTTCGCCACGCTGCCCACGCAGACCATCCGGGGCACCTTCAACCTGGCGGTGGACCGCGAGGCCCTGGCGCGCGTGTGGGGCACGGACGGCAGCGCAGCCGCCATCCCCTCGCCTGCCCGCCCCGACGTGGCCGTCCACATCGTGGACGCCAGCGGCGCGGGTCTTGGTCCGGCCCTCGCGCGTGCCCTGGGCACCCTGGGGTACGCCCGCGTCAGCGTGCAGGGCGTGCCCGCCAGCGGCGAGGCCAGCCAGGTGTTTACTGGGCAGGACGTGCAGGCGGCCACGGAGCTGGCCGACACGCTGGGCCTGCCCCGCCTTCAGGGCGAACGTTTCCCCGTCTCAGCGGGCGAGGTGGGTATTCTGCTGGGCACGGACGCTCGCCAGAGCCTCGCGGCCCTCACGCCCCTGACCGGGGACACCCCCTCTAGCCCCACCCCCACGGAGAACCCATGA
- a CDS encoding metal-dependent hydrolase: MQIRFLGQSAFLLSSGDHQVLIDPFIEGNPMSPTTVQEALGWQVDAVLISHAHGDHWGSAPDFGKAGVPIIGTAEIGGYAQKNGAPNAVGMNIGGTYRAPWGSVTLTPAWHSSSFPDDTYGGMPTGLIIEMDGVRVYHAGDTSLFSDMRLIGDRGLDVALLPIGDHYTMGPEEAARALELLRPRVAIPMHYGTFPVLTGDPQVFAREGRERGVDVRVLEPGETTEVQKG, encoded by the coding sequence ATGCAGATTCGTTTTCTGGGCCAGAGTGCCTTCCTGCTGAGCAGCGGCGACCACCAGGTGCTGATCGACCCCTTTATCGAGGGCAACCCCATGTCGCCCACCACCGTGCAGGAGGCGCTGGGCTGGCAGGTGGACGCCGTGCTGATCAGCCACGCCCACGGGGACCACTGGGGGAGCGCCCCCGACTTCGGGAAGGCCGGGGTGCCCATCATCGGGACCGCCGAGATCGGGGGGTATGCCCAGAAGAACGGCGCGCCCAACGCGGTCGGCATGAACATCGGCGGCACCTACCGCGCGCCCTGGGGCAGCGTGACCCTCACGCCCGCCTGGCATTCCTCGTCCTTTCCCGACGACACCTACGGCGGGATGCCCACTGGGCTGATCATCGAGATGGACGGCGTGCGCGTCTACCACGCGGGCGACACCAGCCTCTTTTCCGACATGCGCCTGATCGGGGACCGGGGGCTGGACGTGGCCCTGCTGCCCATCGGGGACCACTACACGATGGGGCCGGAGGAAGCCGCCCGCGCCCTGGAGCTGCTGCGCCCCCGCGTCGCCATCCCCATGCACTACGGCACCTTCCCGGTCCTGACCGGCGACCCCCAGGTCTTCGCCCGCGAGGGCCGCGAGCGCGGCGTGGACGTGCGGGTGCTGGAGCCGGGCGAGACAACCGAAGTCCAGAAGGGATGA
- a CDS encoding DUF2268 domain-containing putative Zn-dependent protease (predicted Zn-dependent protease with a strongly conserved HExxH motif): MANVLHLMNAGGFLSPALADEVREVAGAALTRHAARLGLDGVDVAVYVTPWTLPETGVGGYAPLPHWIQITLTPDNPNFAAHWRREVPATLAHELHHARRWREPGYGQTLLEALVSEGLAQHYEAGERDAPPPYAHITADLEPLWERAQAELDAPSYSHPAWFYGSETVGLPRWAGYALGHELVRRFLGAEGGDALTRANTPAERFRAAWAR, encoded by the coding sequence ATGGCGAACGTCTTGCACCTGATGAACGCGGGGGGCTTCCTCTCCCCTGCCCTGGCGGATGAGGTGCGGGAGGTGGCGGGCGCAGCCCTCACCCGGCACGCGGCGCGGCTGGGGCTGGATGGGGTGGATGTGGCCGTGTACGTGACGCCGTGGACACTGCCGGAAACAGGTGTGGGAGGGTATGCGCCGCTCCCACACTGGATACAGATCACGCTGACCCCCGACAACCCGAATTTTGCGGCCCACTGGCGGCGCGAAGTTCCCGCCACACTCGCCCACGAACTGCACCACGCGCGGCGCTGGCGGGAGCCGGGGTACGGCCAGACGCTGCTTGAAGCCCTGGTGTCGGAGGGGCTGGCGCAGCACTATGAGGCGGGAGAGCGGGATGCCCCGCCCCCTTACGCCCACATCACGGCGGACCTGGAGCCGCTCTGGGAGCGGGCACAGGCCGAGCTGGACGCTCCCAGCTACAGCCACCCCGCCTGGTTCTATGGCTCAGAGACGGTGGGCCTTCCCCGTTGGGCCGGCTACGCGCTGGGCCACGAACTCGTCCGCCGCTTTCTGGGCGCGGAAGGTGGCGACGCCCTGACCCGTGCCAACACCCCCGCCGAACGGTTCCGGGCGGCATGGGCCAGATAG
- the yqeK gene encoding bis(5'-nucleosyl)-tetraphosphatase (symmetrical) YqeK codes for MIAERPGLPHPLAELAGWDERVRLMVRPRRFEHVLRVAELACQIARANGLDEARAYAAGILHDIARDLPDPELLRLAPPECTIDSAHPLALHGRAARTLLERWGYRDQVVLEAVEDHTTGPRGGNPVSACVYIADVSEPGRGVNEDIRELALRDLDAALNRAIVSKVTYLQGRGIQVHPRTLRAYHALPCPATADPPLPP; via the coding sequence ATGATTGCCGAGCGGCCCGGCCTCCCGCATCCGCTGGCCGAACTGGCAGGCTGGGACGAACGGGTCCGGCTGATGGTGCGCCCGCGCCGCTTCGAGCACGTGCTGCGCGTGGCGGAACTGGCCTGCCAGATCGCCCGCGCCAACGGGCTGGACGAGGCGCGGGCCTACGCGGCGGGCATCCTGCACGACATCGCCCGCGACCTGCCGGACCCCGAGCTGCTGCGGCTGGCCCCGCCCGAGTGCACCATCGACAGCGCGCACCCGCTGGCCCTGCACGGCCGCGCGGCCCGCACGCTGCTGGAGCGCTGGGGCTACCGCGATCAGGTGGTGCTGGAGGCCGTCGAGGACCACACCACCGGGCCGCGCGGGGGCAATCCGGTGTCGGCCTGCGTGTACATCGCGGACGTGTCCGAACCCGGGCGCGGCGTGAACGAAGACATCCGCGAACTGGCCCTGCGCGACCTGGACGCGGCCCTGAACCGCGCCATCGTCTCCAAGGTCACGTACCTTCAGGGACGCGGCATCCAGGTTCACCCCCGCACCCTGCGCGCCTACCACGCGCTGCCTTGCCCGGCGACGGCCGACCCTCCCCTTCCCCCATGA
- the pyrE gene encoding orotate phosphoribosyltransferase: MDVLALYREAGAYHEGHFLLASGRHSPKFLQSTTLLQYPHLTEQIGQALAEKLREEGIQADLLVGPAMGGVVLAYEVARHYGTRAIFAEKDGQGGMKVREAFTIRPGEPFIAVEDVLTTGGSVLKAVRAVEALGGRCVAVACIVDRRKEEGPLEGYPLVSLTRLTFDTYAPDEVPEWLAQVPLQEI; encoded by the coding sequence ATGGACGTTCTGGCGCTGTACCGGGAAGCAGGCGCGTACCACGAGGGGCATTTTCTGCTCGCCTCGGGTCGCCACTCGCCCAAGTTCCTGCAATCCACCACCCTGCTGCAATACCCCCACCTGACCGAGCAAATCGGGCAGGCCCTGGCAGAAAAGCTGCGCGAGGAAGGCATCCAGGCCGACCTGCTCGTCGGCCCCGCGATGGGCGGCGTGGTGCTGGCCTACGAGGTGGCCCGCCACTACGGAACCCGCGCCATCTTTGCCGAAAAGGACGGCCAGGGCGGCATGAAGGTCCGCGAGGCGTTCACCATCCGGCCCGGCGAACCCTTCATCGCCGTCGAGGACGTGCTGACCACCGGGGGCAGCGTCCTGAAGGCTGTTCGCGCGGTGGAGGCCCTGGGCGGCAGGTGTGTGGCTGTGGCCTGCATCGTGGACCGCCGGAAAGAGGAAGGGCCGCTGGAGGGGTATCCGCTCGTCAGCCTGACCCGCCTGACCTTCGACACCTACGCGCCGGACGAGGTGCCGGAGTGGCTGGCGCAGGTGCCCTTGCAGGAGATTTGA
- a CDS encoding ribonuclease HI, which translates to MNQAYVDASWHELPDGHGVGGWGLVLLLPGELPARYQGQMDAPDNNAAELRAVLEAVRHAPAGEPLAVYTDNQAVIASVGRGRGPWLLADLAREVQDEVEARGVPLRVDYVPRTRRHMLSAHELANAARRGQASTEAPGPHADVLIEQRPALPEARVSLRRHGERVTAHVNLDPLSDVPPSAQALLAAVTLARPGEVLLVRRASKVAQALWQRPERALLPAAHAQLTQARQTADGLGVQVQFG; encoded by the coding sequence ATGAACCAGGCCTACGTGGACGCGAGCTGGCATGAATTGCCGGACGGGCACGGCGTGGGCGGCTGGGGGCTGGTGCTGCTGCTGCCCGGCGAGCTGCCCGCCCGCTATCAGGGCCAGATGGACGCGCCCGACAACAATGCCGCCGAGCTGCGCGCGGTGCTGGAGGCGGTGCGGCACGCCCCGGCAGGCGAACCGCTGGCCGTCTACACCGACAACCAGGCCGTGATTGCCTCGGTGGGGCGGGGGCGCGGCCCCTGGCTGCTCGCGGACCTGGCGCGCGAGGTGCAGGACGAGGTGGAGGCGCGGGGCGTGCCGCTGCGGGTGGACTACGTGCCCCGCACCCGGCGGCATATGCTGTCCGCCCACGAACTTGCCAACGCCGCGCGGCGCGGACAGGCCAGCACCGAGGCCCCCGGCCCCCATGCCGACGTGCTGATCGAGCAGCGCCCCGCCCTCCCCGAGGCGCGCGTCAGCCTGCGCCGCCACGGCGAGCGGGTCACGGCCCACGTGAACCTCGACCCCCTGTCGGACGTGCCCCCCAGCGCCCAGGCCCTGCTGGCCGCCGTCACCCTGGCCCGGCCCGGCGAGGTGCTGCTGGTGCGACGTGCCAGCAAGGTCGCCCAGGCGCTGTGGCAGCGGCCCGAGCGCGCTCTGCTGCCCGCCGCCCACGCCCAGCTCACCCAGGCCCGGCAAACAGCAGACGGGCTGGGCGTACAGGTGCAGTTCGGCTAG
- the rsfS gene encoding ribosome silencing factor: MTSHKQPDPIQNQLRAIVDAARERRAEDIVVLDLTDVSSTLEYFVICTATAGLQLNAVQENIREKAQAAGLPRPTVEGPSERWLLLAFGGGIVVHIMTKEAREYYDLEGLWSDAQVLHFPESAPEQTPNRTV, from the coding sequence ATGACCTCACACAAACAGCCCGATCCCATCCAGAACCAGCTCCGCGCCATCGTGGACGCGGCCCGCGAACGCCGCGCCGAGGACATCGTCGTGCTGGACCTCACCGACGTGTCCTCCACCCTGGAGTACTTCGTCATCTGCACCGCCACGGCGGGCCTCCAGCTCAACGCCGTGCAGGAGAACATCCGCGAGAAGGCGCAGGCCGCCGGCCTCCCCCGCCCCACCGTGGAAGGCCCCAGCGAACGCTGGCTGCTCCTCGCCTTCGGCGGCGGCATCGTGGTCCACATCATGACCAAAGAGGCCCGCGAGTACTACGACCTCGAAGGCCTCTGGAGCGACGCCCAGGTGCTGCACTTCCCCGAAAGCGCCCCGGAGCAGACGCCGAACCGGACGGTTTAA
- a CDS encoding CdaR family protein → MTRWADPRYLWRRLMHNLPVKLLALVVAVVLWFVATADRRANVEQGYDVPVTVSDTTGGRGVGTRAVSDLTPGTVRVTLSGRPERLRELSGDDIEAVVDVTGVPEGSFTRPVAVQAPRGTALRRQTPERVQGFVDTLLTRTLPVALSVATPSETSIPRYAVTPSEAAVSGPGRLVTTVQRLVSSPVSLAPGEDRETPLIALNARGEPVRGVTTTPTTVTVRRLDTGELPVKSVPVVLNDPPPGLRVTAVSVQPGNVRVVAAPELLARLREIPGTVTYREGTSTLPVTLRLPAGAQALEQVNVRLTVERRTPASPGTP, encoded by the coding sequence ATGACCCGCTGGGCCGACCCGCGCTACCTGTGGCGGCGACTGATGCACAACCTCCCCGTCAAGCTGCTGGCGCTGGTGGTGGCGGTGGTGCTGTGGTTCGTGGCGACGGCGGACCGCCGCGCGAACGTCGAGCAGGGGTACGACGTGCCCGTGACCGTCAGCGACACGACCGGCGGGCGTGGCGTGGGCACCCGCGCCGTGAGCGACCTGACGCCCGGCACTGTCCGCGTGACCCTCAGCGGGCGGCCCGAGCGGCTGCGCGAGCTGAGCGGCGACGACATCGAGGCGGTCGTGGACGTGACCGGCGTCCCCGAGGGCAGCTTTACCCGGCCCGTGGCCGTGCAGGCCCCCAGGGGCACCGCGCTGCGGCGGCAGACGCCCGAGCGCGTGCAGGGCTTCGTGGACACGCTGCTGACCCGCACGCTGCCCGTCGCCCTGAGTGTGGCCACCCCCTCCGAGACGAGCATCCCCCGCTACGCCGTCACCCCCAGCGAGGCGGCCGTCAGCGGGCCGGGCCGCCTGGTCACCACCGTGCAGCGCCTGGTGAGCAGCCCCGTCTCGCTGGCCCCCGGCGAGGACCGCGAGACGCCGCTGATTGCCCTGAATGCGCGCGGCGAACCCGTCCGGGGCGTGACCACCACGCCCACCACGGTCACCGTGCGCCGCCTGGACACCGGCGAACTCCCGGTCAAGAGTGTGCCCGTCGTGCTGAACGACCCCCCGCCCGGCCTGCGCGTGACCGCCGTCAGCGTGCAGCCCGGCAACGTGCGCGTGGTCGCCGCCCCGGAACTGCTGGCCCGCCTGCGCGAGATTCCCGGCACCGTCACCTACCGCGAGGGCACCTCCACCCTGCCCGTCACCCTGCGGCTCCCGGCAGGCGCGCAGGCCCTGGAGCAGGTCAATGTCCGCCTGACGGTGGAGCGCCGCACCCCCGCGTCCCCCGGCACACCATGA
- the odhB gene encoding 2-oxoglutarate dehydrogenase complex dihydrolipoyllysine-residue succinyltransferase: MAEIKVPVFSESVSEGTLLTWHKQPGDAVKRGEVIAEIETDKVVLEVTAQQDGVLQSIAKQEGDTVLSEEVLGTIGEAGSAPTAQAASTPAPAADQASGPVANEASAGGTATQPDSQGDQPAAARREDLSPAVRKLVTEQGLDPAQIPATGPKGHITKADAVAAAQGGLTYQGPQSAAEPVSLQGAASGQQPAASQAQAAAPAPAVQVPQGARPEQRVPMTRIRQRIAERLKDVQNTAALLTTFNEVNMKPAMDLRKKYQDQFVAKHGVKLGFMSLFVRAATEALKQFPIVNASVEGKDIIYHGYYDIGIAVASERGLVVPILRDTDQMSLADIEKKIAEFAQKARGGKLTLEDMSGGTFSITNGGTFGSMMSTPIINAPQSAILGMHNIIERPIAQNGQVVIAPMMYLAVSYDHRIIDGKEAVQFLVTIKNLLEDPARMLLEV, encoded by the coding sequence ATGGCCGAAATCAAGGTTCCCGTATTTTCCGAGTCGGTAAGCGAGGGCACGCTGCTGACCTGGCACAAGCAGCCCGGCGACGCCGTGAAGCGTGGCGAGGTCATCGCGGAGATCGAGACCGACAAGGTGGTGCTGGAAGTCACCGCCCAGCAGGACGGCGTTCTCCAGAGCATCGCCAAGCAGGAGGGCGACACCGTGCTGAGCGAGGAGGTGCTGGGCACCATCGGGGAGGCGGGCAGCGCCCCCACCGCGCAGGCGGCCAGCACGCCCGCCCCGGCTGCCGATCAGGCCAGTGGCCCGGTGGCGAATGAGGCGAGCGCGGGCGGCACGGCCACCCAGCCCGACAGTCAGGGCGATCAGCCCGCCGCGGCCCGCCGCGAGGACCTCTCGCCCGCCGTGCGCAAGCTCGTCACGGAACAGGGCCTCGACCCCGCGCAGATTCCCGCGACCGGACCGAAGGGCCACATCACCAAGGCGGACGCGGTGGCGGCGGCCCAGGGTGGCCTGACGTACCAGGGGCCGCAGTCGGCGGCGGAGCCGGTAAGCCTTCAGGGTGCGGCCAGCGGCCAGCAGCCAGCGGCCAGTCAGGCCCAGGCGGCAGCGCCTGCCCCCGCGGTGCAGGTGCCCCAGGGGGCGCGGCCCGAGCAGCGCGTCCCGATGACCCGCATCCGCCAGCGCATCGCCGAGCGCCTCAAGGACGTGCAGAACACCGCCGCCCTGCTGACCACCTTCAACGAGGTCAACATGAAGCCGGCGATGGACCTGCGCAAGAAGTACCAGGACCAGTTCGTCGCCAAGCACGGCGTGAAGCTGGGCTTCATGAGCCTGTTCGTGCGGGCGGCGACCGAGGCCCTCAAGCAGTTCCCGATCGTCAACGCCAGCGTCGAGGGCAAGGACATCATCTACCACGGCTACTACGACATCGGCATCGCCGTGGCCTCCGAGCGCGGGCTGGTCGTGCCCATCCTGCGCGACACCGACCAGATGAGCCTGGCCGACATCGAGAAGAAGATCGCCGAGTTCGCCCAGAAGGCGCGCGGCGGCAAGCTCACGCTGGAGGACATGAGCGGCGGCACCTTCTCGATCACCAACGGCGGCACCTTCGGCTCGATGATGAGCACGCCCATCATCAACGCGCCGCAGAGCGCCATTCTGGGGATGCACAACATCATCGAGCGGCCCATCGCCCAGAACGGGCAGGTCGTGATCGCCCCGATGATGTACCTCGCCGTCAGCTACGACCACCGCATCATCGACGGCAAGGAAGCCGTGCAGTTCCTGGTCACGATCAAGAACCTGCTGGAAGACCCGGCGCGGATGCTGCTGGAGGTCTGA